The following coding sequences are from one Ruminococcus flavefaciens AE3010 window:
- a CDS encoding RNA polymerase sigma factor, with product MTDNDILSLMREAPPQGQKAFFDKYYRYVYTIVQRILRGFGSPDDCDECTIDVFASLMMKLKNIEIDSLSSYVGAAARNAAISMRRKLASKTGLNVSIDDENMAEISEDTDIETEAEENELSEQLLRCVSDLGYPDSVIIIQKYYYNRSSKEIAEMTGMNAASVRVRCGRAMKRLKKLLVENGITL from the coding sequence ATGACCGATAACGATATACTGAGCCTTATGCGGGAAGCTCCGCCTCAGGGACAAAAAGCTTTTTTCGATAAATACTACAGATACGTATATACTATTGTACAGAGAATACTGAGAGGTTTCGGAAGTCCCGATGACTGCGACGAATGTACTATAGATGTGTTTGCTTCACTTATGATGAAGCTGAAAAACATTGAAATAGACTCCCTCAGCTCTTACGTGGGAGCTGCAGCACGAAATGCTGCTATAAGCATGCGGAGAAAGCTTGCTTCCAAAACAGGACTTAACGTTTCAATTGATGATGAGAATATGGCTGAGATATCCGAGGATACGGATATTGAGACCGAGGCAGAAGAGAATGAGCTTTCAGAGCAGCTCCTCAGATGTGTATCCGATCTGGGCTATCCCGATTCGGTCATTATCATTCAGAAGTACTATTACAACAGGAGCTCAAAGGAGATAGCAGAAATGACGGGCATGAATGCTGCAAGCGTGAGAGTCCGCTGCGGACGAGCTATGAAGCGGCTGAAAAAGCTCCTTGTCGAAAACGGCATCACCCTGTAA